In one window of Anaerolineales bacterium DNA:
- a CDS encoding phenylacetate--CoA ligase, which produces MTIEQWNDIPGTFHPACTPDFLPLPQLRELQLQRLQATVRRAYANVPLMRKRMDEKKVKPEDIRTLKDIERIPFTVKADLRDTYPFGMFASPMQEIVRLHASSGTTGKPIVVAYAREDIEVWTNVMLRSFAACGLHQGDIVQNAYGYGLFTGGLGAHYGAEALGATVIPISGGNTDRQIMILKDFGVTAICCTPSYFIHLIERAGEMGVKMKELPLRVGVFGAEPWSESMRQYIKENSNVEPYDIYGLSEIIGPGVGIECSAHQGLHIFEDHFLPEIIDPETGAVLPDEAEGELVLTTLSKKAMPMLRYRTRDITTLARGQCGCGRTICRFLRVGRRSDDMFIIRGINVFPSQVEHALLRVEGTLPHYQIVLTRDKGLDKMEVQVEVTPEVFADTVGAMEALQKKIAQALNQTINLNVAVRLVEPHTIQRSEGKAKRVIDQRKM; this is translated from the coding sequence ATGACGATCGAACAATGGAACGACATACCCGGAACGTTTCACCCGGCGTGTACGCCGGACTTCCTGCCCCTGCCGCAGCTGCGCGAACTCCAGCTGCAGCGGCTGCAGGCCACCGTCCGGCGCGCCTACGCCAACGTCCCGCTCATGCGGAAACGCATGGACGAAAAGAAGGTCAAACCGGAAGACATCCGGACCCTCAAGGACATCGAGCGGATTCCCTTCACGGTGAAGGCGGACCTGCGCGACACCTACCCCTTCGGCATGTTCGCCAGCCCGATGCAGGAAATCGTCCGTCTGCACGCCTCCTCGGGCACGACCGGCAAACCGATCGTGGTGGCTTACGCGCGCGAGGACATCGAAGTCTGGACGAACGTGATGCTGCGCTCGTTCGCCGCCTGCGGCCTGCACCAGGGCGACATCGTCCAGAACGCCTACGGGTACGGCTTGTTCACCGGCGGGCTGGGCGCGCATTACGGGGCCGAAGCGCTCGGCGCGACGGTGATCCCGATCTCCGGCGGCAACACCGACCGGCAGATCATGATCCTGAAGGATTTCGGCGTCACGGCGATCTGCTGCACCCCGTCGTATTTCATCCACCTGATCGAACGGGCGGGGGAGATGGGGGTTAAGATGAAGGAATTGCCGCTGCGGGTGGGGGTCTTCGGCGCGGAACCGTGGTCCGAATCCATGCGCCAATACATCAAGGAGAACTCCAACGTCGAGCCCTACGACATCTACGGCCTGTCGGAGATCATCGGGCCGGGGGTGGGGATCGAATGCTCCGCCCATCAAGGATTGCACATCTTCGAGGACCATTTCCTTCCAGAGATCATCGATCCCGAGACGGGCGCGGTGCTCCCGGACGAGGCCGAGGGCGAGCTGGTGCTGACGACCCTCTCCAAGAAGGCGATGCCCATGCTGCGCTACCGCACGCGGGACATCACCACGCTCGCGCGCGGGCAATGCGGCTGCGGGCGGACCATCTGCCGCTTCCTGCGCGTCGGCCGCCGCAGCGACGACATGTTCATCATCCGCGGGATCAACGTCTTCCCCTCGCAGGTGGAGCACGCCCTGCTGCGGGTGGAGGGCACCTTGCCGCACTACCAGATCGTCCTTACCCGCGACAAGGGGCTGGACAAAATGGAAGTGCAGGTGGAGGTGACCCCCGAGGTCTTCGCCGACACGGTCGGGGCGATGGAGGCCCTGCAGAAGAAGATCGCCCAGGCGCTCAACCAGACGATCAACCTCAACGTGGCGGTCCGCCTGGTGGAGCCGCACACCATCCAGCGCAGCGAGGGCAAAGCCAAGCGCGTCATCGATCAGCGCAAGATGTAG
- a CDS encoding ACT domain-containing protein: MKLQQLSVFLENKPGSLKKSLAVLADAKINISTLALAETKDYGILRLVIKDWEKAKSALEQGGFTVRQTEVLAVEVEDRPGGLATVLAPVEAAGVNVEYMYAYSTGTKAKAVLIFRFSDLDKAIAALKGAGMNVLENLQVFGP; encoded by the coding sequence ATGAAACTCCAACAACTTTCCGTATTCCTGGAAAACAAACCCGGATCGCTCAAGAAATCCCTCGCCGTGCTGGCGGACGCCAAGATCAACATCTCCACCCTCGCCCTGGCCGAGACCAAGGATTACGGCATCTTGCGCCTGGTGATCAAGGACTGGGAGAAAGCCAAGTCCGCCCTCGAGCAGGGCGGATTCACCGTCCGGCAGACGGAAGTGCTGGCAGTGGAGGTGGAGGACCGGCCGGGCGGGTTGGCGACGGTGCTGGCGCCGGTCGAAGCCGCAGGGGTAAACGTGGAATACATGTACGCCTACTCGACCGGGACCAAAGCCAAGGCCGTGCTGATCTTCCGCTTCAGCGACCTCGACAAAGCGATCGCGGCGCTGAAAGGCGCGGGGATGAACGTGCTGGAGAACCTCCAGGTGTTCGGCCCGTAA
- a CDS encoding PPOX class F420-dependent oxidoreductase, producing the protein MDNPIPKGYEDLLAPERRAVACLALALSDGTPQATPVWFDWGGECIVINTARGRVKDRVLRRRPAVALLIIDPANPYRYLQIKGPAVYEAEEGAYEQICDLQLKYRGDRNYPKRPGETRVVYKIRPERSQARG; encoded by the coding sequence ATGGACAATCCCATCCCCAAAGGCTATGAGGATTTGCTCGCGCCGGAACGCCGGGCCGTCGCCTGCCTCGCGCTGGCGCTCAGCGACGGCACACCGCAAGCGACCCCGGTTTGGTTCGATTGGGGCGGAGAATGCATCGTGATCAACACGGCGCGCGGGCGGGTAAAGGACAGGGTTCTGCGGCGCCGCCCGGCCGTCGCCCTGCTGATCATCGATCCGGCCAATCCCTACCGCTACCTCCAGATCAAAGGCCCGGCGGTCTATGAAGCCGAGGAGGGCGCCTATGAGCAGATCTGCGATCTGCAGCTTAAATATCGCGGCGACCGCAACTATCCCAAGCGTCCGGGGGAAACGCGCGTGGTCTACAAGATCCGTCCGGAGAGAAGCCAGGCGCGGGGTTGA
- a CDS encoding SGNH/GDSL hydrolase family protein has product MPRFNWPGNSPPADSPTPSATATATSTLTPAPQAWYDYPIIPAISDRARAIFAHGRSLGNTPNAFSVIGDCEGIPSRFLGVFDSHPSYYRLGEYAYLQRTIEHFRGYFGRISRAAHDSFTTSSVLSPLWAHPAYCLSGETPLGCELRINRPSFALVTIGTMDYLNPPRFEPQMRIIIETLIQNGTVPILYTKASNYEGNWSINAAVGRLAYEYDVPLWNFWRAVQPLPSHGLQADGLHLTWAYNYFDDPWSMQHGWPWRNLTALQALDAAWLAMADTPPVDLSGPPAIGASG; this is encoded by the coding sequence ATGCCGCGTTTCAATTGGCCCGGGAATTCCCCACCCGCCGACAGCCCGACCCCGTCCGCCACCGCCACCGCCACCTCCACTCTCACCCCCGCCCCCCAGGCATGGTACGACTACCCGATCATCCCCGCCATCAGCGACCGGGCGCGGGCGATCTTTGCGCACGGTCGATCCCTGGGCAACACCCCCAACGCCTTTTCGGTGATCGGCGATTGCGAAGGAATCCCTTCCCGCTTCCTGGGCGTGTTCGACTCCCACCCTTCCTACTATCGTCTGGGGGAGTATGCCTACCTGCAGCGAACCATCGAACACTTCCGGGGATATTTCGGCCGGATCAGCCGCGCTGCGCACGACAGCTTCACCACATCGTCAGTGCTCTCTCCGCTCTGGGCGCATCCGGCGTACTGCCTTTCCGGCGAGACTCCGCTGGGATGCGAATTGCGAATCAACCGCCCCAGCTTCGCCTTGGTCACGATCGGGACGATGGATTACCTTAACCCGCCGCGTTTCGAGCCGCAGATGCGGATCATCATCGAGACCCTGATCCAAAATGGGACCGTCCCGATCCTTTACACCAAAGCCAGCAATTACGAAGGAAATTGGAGCATCAACGCTGCGGTGGGGCGGCTGGCGTACGAGTACGACGTTCCGCTGTGGAACTTTTGGCGGGCGGTCCAGCCCCTGCCTTCGCACGGCCTGCAGGCGGACGGACTGCATCTGACCTGGGCCTACAACTACTTCGACGACCCCTGGTCGATGCAGCATGGATGGCCGTGGCGCAACCTCACCGCCCTCCAGGCGCTCGACGCCGCCTGGTTGGCGATGGCGGACACCCCGCCGGTGGATCTTTCCGGCCCGCCCGCCATCGGGGCTTCCGGCTGA
- a CDS encoding ABC transporter ATP-binding protein → MHGFGRVAMLNPEDRQPKVSRALLLRVTAYARPYARAIAGMLLLILFNAALSLVTPLIFREMIDRVLPAGDLPRLAWLALGLFLIPVLHGAAGVLQRRLNAGVGEGVIYDLRVALFDKLQRLSLRFFTNTKVGELMSRLNSDVVGAQNAIGNTVVNLVTNTVQAAALLGVMLALEWRLTLVSVCILPLFVLVSRRLSGSLREAARRQMDMNARMNAHMNETLNISGALLVKLFGRAQDEGRRFRDRAARVRDLGIRRALIGASFFVFVGLLAAVGTAFVYGFGGYLVVQKAFTVGTIVAFGSYLSGLYGALQGLANAPVEFSASVVSFERVFEVLDLPQDVPEKPNALCLREVRGELAFENVSFRYSADERGLLADVKRFGMDAVTAVMSKEEAERPAAEEGAPPARGSALEDVSFRAAPGQLVALVGPSGAGKTTLTYLIPRLYDPAAGRILLDGHDLRDLRLDSLSAAVGMVTQEAYLFHDTIRTNLTYAKTDASQEEIEQAARTANIHAYIAGLPDGYDTIVGERGYRLSGGEKQRIALARVILKDPPILVLDEATSHLDSESEALIQEALGRVMAGRTNIVIAHRLSTILSADTILVMDRGKIVERGTHGQLLAIDGLYARLYETQFRT, encoded by the coding sequence ATGCATGGTTTCGGCCGGGTGGCGATGTTAAACCCCGAGGATCGGCAGCCGAAAGTCAGCCGCGCGCTGCTGCTGCGCGTGACGGCCTATGCGCGCCCGTATGCAAGGGCGATCGCCGGGATGCTGCTGCTGATCCTCTTCAACGCAGCCCTTTCGCTTGTCACCCCGCTCATCTTCCGCGAGATGATCGACCGGGTCCTGCCCGCCGGGGATCTTCCGCGGCTGGCGTGGCTCGCGCTGGGGCTGTTCCTGATCCCGGTCCTGCACGGCGCCGCGGGTGTCCTCCAGCGGCGGCTGAACGCCGGAGTCGGCGAGGGCGTGATCTACGACCTGCGGGTGGCGCTGTTCGACAAACTGCAGCGCCTCTCGCTGCGGTTCTTCACCAACACCAAAGTGGGCGAATTGATGAGCCGCCTGAACAGCGACGTGGTCGGCGCGCAGAATGCGATCGGCAACACCGTGGTGAACCTTGTCACCAACACTGTCCAGGCCGCGGCGCTGCTGGGGGTGATGCTGGCGCTCGAATGGCGGCTGACGCTGGTCAGCGTCTGCATCCTGCCGCTGTTCGTGCTGGTCTCCCGGCGGCTGAGCGGAAGCCTGCGGGAAGCGGCCCGGCGGCAGATGGACATGAACGCGCGGATGAACGCCCACATGAACGAGACCCTTAACATCAGCGGCGCGCTGCTGGTGAAGCTGTTCGGCCGCGCGCAGGACGAAGGGCGGCGCTTCCGCGACCGGGCGGCCCGGGTGCGCGACCTCGGGATCCGCCGCGCGCTGATCGGCGCGAGTTTCTTCGTCTTCGTCGGCCTCCTGGCAGCGGTCGGCACCGCGTTCGTCTACGGCTTCGGCGGCTACCTGGTCGTTCAAAAAGCCTTCACGGTCGGAACGATCGTGGCCTTCGGTTCCTACCTGAGCGGCCTGTACGGCGCACTGCAGGGATTGGCCAACGCGCCGGTGGAATTTTCCGCTTCGGTGGTGAGTTTCGAGCGCGTGTTCGAGGTGCTCGATCTGCCGCAGGACGTACCCGAAAAGCCGAACGCGCTCTGCCTCCGCGAAGTGAGGGGCGAGTTGGCGTTCGAAAACGTTTCTTTCCGGTATTCGGCGGACGAACGCGGACTGCTGGCCGACGTGAAGCGGTTCGGGATGGACGCCGTCACGGCGGTGATGTCGAAGGAGGAGGCGGAGCGGCCCGCGGCGGAGGAGGGCGCCCCGCCGGCGAGGGGATCGGCCCTCGAGGACGTGTCCTTCCGCGCCGCGCCCGGCCAGCTGGTCGCGCTGGTCGGGCCTTCCGGCGCGGGAAAAACCACGCTGACCTATCTCATCCCGCGCCTGTACGACCCGGCCGCGGGGCGGATCCTCCTCGACGGGCACGACCTCCGCGATCTGCGCCTGGATTCGCTTTCGGCGGCGGTGGGGATGGTGACCCAGGAGGCGTACCTCTTCCACGACACCATCCGCACCAATCTGACCTACGCCAAGACGGACGCATCGCAGGAGGAGATCGAGCAGGCGGCCCGGACCGCCAACATCCACGCCTATATCGCGGGGCTTCCGGACGGATACGACACGATCGTCGGAGAGCGCGGCTACCGGCTTTCGGGAGGCGAAAAACAGCGCATCGCGCTGGCCCGGGTGATTCTGAAGGATCCCCCAATCCTGGTCTTGGACGAGGCCACCAGCCACCTCGACAGCGAGTCCGAGGCGCTGATTCAGGAGGCGCTGGGGCGCGTCATGGCCGGGCGGACCAACATCGTCATCGCCCACCGCCTGAGCACGATCCTCTCGGCCGATACGATCCTGGTGATGGACCGCGGAAAGATCGTCGAGCGCGGCACGCACGGGCAACTGCTTGCGATCGACGGATTGTACGCGCGCCTGTACGAAACCCAGTTCCGGACCTGA
- a CDS encoding SH3 domain-containing protein, with translation MNRTTLSIAIVIGGSLAACTLAPGASPTAAPTATLPPAATATERPPPTVTPTFTPTDTPTATPFLPFEIAIASTDAANLRAGPGYLFLILKILPPGTKVQLLGRAPGSEWFLVQTANNLEGWVFGKLLRRDEELLHAPIVEPSDAGVIRGRVLDSAGTPMLGIGFTVSRRAAPAEPGNPVVTDANGEFYSFQPYKGGVWTVTFTGVACESNAWLDAGCTYYKEGYRGAVEPLARDVRLPQEGILEFTWM, from the coding sequence ATGAATCGGACCACGCTGAGCATTGCGATCGTCATCGGAGGAAGCCTCGCGGCCTGCACTCTGGCGCCGGGCGCATCCCCGACGGCGGCGCCAACGGCGACTCTACCGCCAGCGGCGACCGCCACCGAGCGGCCGCCCCCCACCGTCACTCCGACCTTCACCCCGACCGACACGCCCACGGCGACGCCGTTCCTCCCCTTCGAAATCGCCATCGCTTCGACCGACGCCGCCAACCTGCGGGCCGGCCCCGGATACCTGTTCCTGATCCTGAAAATCCTGCCGCCGGGAACCAAGGTGCAGCTGCTCGGCCGCGCCCCGGGCAGCGAATGGTTCCTCGTTCAAACGGCGAACAACCTGGAGGGCTGGGTGTTCGGAAAACTGCTGCGCCGGGACGAGGAATTGCTCCACGCGCCGATCGTCGAGCCTTCCGATGCCGGCGTCATCCGCGGAAGGGTGCTCGATTCCGCCGGCACGCCCATGCTCGGGATCGGGTTTACCGTTTCCCGCCGTGCGGCTCCGGCCGAACCCGGCAACCCGGTGGTGACGGACGCGAATGGGGAATTCTACTCTTTCCAACCGTACAAAGGCGGCGTGTGGACGGTCACCTTCACCGGAGTCGCCTGCGAGAGCAACGCGTGGCTGGACGCCGGGTGCACCTACTACAAGGAAGGATACCGGGGAGCCGTCGAACCCCTGGCCCGGGACGTCCGCCTGCCGCAGGAGGGAATTCTGGAATTTACGTGGATGTGA
- a CDS encoding PQQ-binding-like beta-propeller repeat protein: MQTEGPAKVRTESSRVSSRFQPATRSAESNPSTVFARGMWVLGLSVAGLAVALAAVLIARRASESGLALRISGPTAVLSTDTPGEPEFISLVYDSTAETYLFTRLNPARGKVIWRGKPFDEISDVDRIAAGDGKFFTVEGTKLYAYRAADGAELWQAGLSDQLGYCDECLSATHSRVIVLTADYNLQVFDAETGASAWSRWMDGYTKGFTLADGGLWVIDKVGGASRLVFLDLADGSVLNQITPECRRSDGLVSSPLDSISPFLLDPSPSVRSSERSVYLLYGWHPGCIECRDAASGTLLWQTISEEGFSPSRDFAVLMTTETLFFAYQDTLWSVGKSDGGLRVVSTGGDYHLAPLALERGVLVLRTKRTRGTTQFGLRGVDPLRGETLWEYPIPGGNPADPPEAVYRHVDQDASIWSWRMVDGRIRLFLFQADPSRITFDAIDPQTGTVSDHAVLALPIDGDSYFGPEILTWHGTTIWFVADGTLLAVDVSTATLAHRFL; the protein is encoded by the coding sequence TTGCAAACCGAGGGACCGGCCAAGGTAAGGACCGAATCCTCCCGGGTTTCCAGCCGGTTCCAACCCGCAACGCGCTCCGCCGAGTCGAATCCCTCCACGGTGTTCGCCCGGGGAATGTGGGTTCTGGGATTGTCCGTCGCCGGTTTGGCGGTCGCGCTGGCGGCGGTCCTGATCGCCCGGCGGGCCTCCGAATCCGGCCTAGCCCTGCGGATCAGCGGACCGACCGCCGTGCTTTCCACCGACACGCCCGGCGAGCCGGAGTTCATCTCCCTAGTCTATGATTCCACCGCGGAAACATACTTGTTCACCCGGTTGAATCCGGCCCGGGGCAAGGTGATCTGGCGCGGTAAGCCATTTGACGAGATTTCCGATGTCGACCGGATCGCGGCCGGCGACGGAAAATTCTTCACGGTCGAAGGAACCAAGCTGTATGCCTACCGCGCCGCGGACGGCGCCGAACTGTGGCAGGCGGGCCTTTCCGACCAACTCGGATATTGCGATGAATGCCTGAGCGCCACCCACAGCCGTGTGATCGTTCTGACCGCGGATTACAATCTCCAAGTTTTCGACGCCGAAACCGGCGCCTCCGCCTGGAGCCGCTGGATGGACGGCTATACCAAAGGCTTCACCCTCGCCGACGGCGGATTGTGGGTGATCGATAAAGTCGGCGGCGCTTCCCGCCTGGTGTTCCTCGACCTTGCGGACGGCTCCGTGCTGAACCAGATCACGCCCGAATGCCGCCGCTCAGACGGCCTCGTGAGCTCGCCCCTGGATTCCATTTCGCCGTTCCTCCTGGATCCATCCCCTTCCGTCCGGTCCTCCGAGCGCTCGGTGTACCTGCTTTACGGATGGCACCCCGGATGCATCGAATGCCGGGACGCCGCTTCGGGAACCCTGCTTTGGCAAACCATCAGCGAAGAGGGATTTTCGCCCTCGCGGGATTTCGCCGTGCTGATGACGACGGAGACTCTGTTTTTCGCCTACCAGGACACGCTCTGGTCCGTCGGCAAATCCGACGGCGGACTTCGGGTGGTTTCCACGGGCGGTGATTATCACTTGGCGCCGCTGGCGCTCGAGCGGGGCGTGCTGGTCCTGCGCACCAAGCGCACTCGCGGGACAACCCAATTCGGCTTGCGCGGCGTGGATCCGCTGCGCGGGGAAACGCTGTGGGAATATCCGATCCCCGGCGGCAATCCCGCCGATCCGCCGGAAGCCGTCTACCGCCACGTCGACCAAGACGCGTCGATCTGGAGTTGGCGGATGGTCGACGGCCGGATCCGGCTGTTTCTCTTCCAAGCGGATCCGAGCCGGATCACCTTCGACGCCATCGATCCGCAAACCGGAACCGTTTCGGATCACGCAGTCCTGGCCCTGCCGATCGACGGCGATTCCTACTTCGGGCCGGAGATCCTGACCTGGCACGGAACGACCATCTGGTTTGTGGCGGACGGAACCCTATTGGCGGTCGACGTTTCCACAGCGACGCTCGCCCACCGGTTCTTATGA
- a CDS encoding GNAT family N-acetyltransferase — protein MITYKQITTADPEYASEKDLRNRVLRLPLGLVLSEDDVRGEDSQIHWVAADDGGRVVGCVLLAFPGGGTADLRQMAVDPACRGRRIGAGLMERAERTARERKLSKVTLCARLFARGFYERLGYRALGKVFTAVTIPHIRMEKEL, from the coding sequence ATGATCACCTACAAACAAATCACCACCGCCGATCCGGAATACGCCTCCGAAAAGGACCTGCGCAACCGCGTCTTGCGCCTGCCCCTCGGTCTGGTCCTTTCGGAAGACGACGTGCGCGGGGAGGATTCGCAAATCCATTGGGTGGCGGCGGACGACGGCGGCCGGGTGGTCGGCTGCGTCCTGCTCGCCTTCCCCGGCGGCGGAACGGCCGACCTGCGCCAGATGGCGGTGGACCCGGCCTGCCGCGGCCGGAGGATCGGCGCCGGATTGATGGAGCGTGCGGAGCGCACCGCCCGCGAACGCAAGCTTTCCAAGGTGACGCTGTGCGCACGCCTGTTTGCCCGCGGATTCTACGAGCGCCTGGGGTACCGCGCCTTGGGGAAGGTGTTCACCGCCGTCACCATTCCGCACATTCGGATGGAGAAGGAATTGTAG
- a CDS encoding sigma-70 family RNA polymerase sigma factor has product MTRPRILPWPRTKAAEEDFEASYRAELPRIYNFFRYRVGDGPLAEDLTSETFEKAWRRRGSYARDLAAFSTWLFTIARRVAIDHYRTHKVEAPVEPLACTAGEETPEDLAERRDDFSRLSVLLARLADRERELVALKYGAGLTNRAIADLTGLGESNVGVILFRTLNALRSRWEENP; this is encoded by the coding sequence ATGACCAGACCGCGCATCCTTCCATGGCCCCGGACGAAAGCCGCCGAAGAGGATTTCGAGGCGTCGTACCGCGCCGAGCTCCCGCGGATCTACAACTTCTTCCGCTACCGCGTCGGGGACGGCCCGTTGGCGGAGGATTTGACGTCCGAAACCTTCGAGAAGGCTTGGCGCAGGCGCGGCAGTTACGCCCGCGACCTTGCCGCCTTCTCCACCTGGCTGTTCACCATCGCCCGGCGGGTCGCGATCGACCATTACCGCACGCACAAGGTCGAGGCGCCGGTCGAACCGCTCGCCTGTACGGCCGGGGAGGAAACCCCGGAGGACCTGGCCGAACGGAGGGATGATTTCTCCCGCCTGTCGGTTCTCCTGGCCCGGCTTGCAGACCGCGAGCGGGAGCTGGTGGCTTTGAAATACGGCGCCGGCCTTACCAACCGCGCCATCGCAGATCTCACCGGGCTGGGCGAATCGAACGTCGGAGTGATTTTGTTCCGCACCCTGAACGCCCTGCGCAGCCGATGGGAGGAAAACCCATGA
- a CDS encoding CAP domain-containing protein — protein MQRADDNRRLLFLATAMLALGCTMLAGSVPGALKQEAIRDLNAFQPPSSTPFLPARGEPSPTAFFLTGLPPADSPAAALTIVFTLTGTDTPTPTLTLTILPSATLTAEPVAYLSPTITKSKPPAAHPSPTSKPQVKITLTGTPTPLPTPTATPQPTQTPTLTENPRSPTPSVTLTGSETAAPTGTETATPTVTPTATATPSITPTPTVTQTPPPSPTRTAGPTAAGCATFNFEWEEQVAVMINEERAEYGQYALRLDDRLTNSARAHSVDMVVNRFMSHTGSDGSTPQERERRAGYYGRYWGEIIGGGTPTIAVNWWMNEPGHRDMVLGTNWPYVDYGVGYAYCPGQGWFTVDFGAP, from the coding sequence ATGCAACGAGCAGACGATAACCGCAGGCTCCTGTTTCTGGCGACCGCGATGCTGGCGCTGGGTTGTACGATGCTGGCCGGGTCGGTGCCGGGTGCCTTGAAGCAGGAGGCCATCCGGGATCTCAATGCCTTTCAACCCCCGTCGAGCACCCCCTTTTTGCCCGCCCGCGGCGAGCCGAGTCCGACCGCCTTTTTCCTCACCGGGCTTCCCCCGGCGGATTCGCCCGCGGCCGCGCTGACGATCGTTTTCACCCTGACCGGGACCGATACGCCGACCCCGACTCTGACCCTGACCATCCTTCCATCCGCCACACTCACCGCGGAGCCTGTGGCTTACCTCTCGCCGACGATCACCAAATCCAAACCGCCCGCGGCCCATCCCAGCCCCACATCCAAGCCGCAGGTGAAGATCACCCTGACGGGCACTCCCACTCCGCTGCCGACTCCGACGGCGACGCCTCAACCGACCCAGACGCCCACGCTGACCGAGAACCCGCGCAGCCCCACTCCGAGCGTAACTCTCACCGGCAGTGAAACCGCCGCGCCGACCGGCACGGAAACCGCGACGCCCACCGTCACCCCCACCGCAACCGCGACTCCGAGCATTACCCCCACGCCGACGGTCACCCAAACCCCTCCGCCCTCTCCGACGCGCACAGCCGGACCGACCGCCGCGGGATGCGCCACCTTCAACTTCGAGTGGGAGGAGCAGGTGGCGGTGATGATCAACGAGGAGCGCGCGGAATACGGCCAGTACGCGCTCCGACTCGACGACCGGTTGACCAACTCCGCCCGCGCCCACAGCGTGGACATGGTGGTCAATAGATTTATGTCGCACACCGGATCCGACGGCTCCACCCCGCAGGAGCGGGAACGCCGGGCCGGCTACTACGGCCGCTACTGGGGGGAGATCATCGGCGGCGGCACCCCGACCATCGCGGTCAATTGGTGGATGAACGAGCCGGGCCACCGCGACATGGTCCTGGGGACGAATTGGCCGTACGTGGACTACGGAGTCGGATACGCCTATTGCCCCGGCCAGGGTTGGTTCACCGTGGATTTCGGCGCGCCGTAA
- a CDS encoding DinB family protein, with translation MTHPLIDQLRFTRNEFQRGLESLSEADAARRLPPLNCISWNVGHLAWQEQLCFLYGGQKRILLPDVNIAYAYGAPACAPGLAEVQNAWNAVTAAVDPWLNSLVEGDMTTILDRGEDFGRYSIGNLLQRVIYHYWYHNGENLAIRQALGHTDLPQFVGDIDNLAPYRPA, from the coding sequence ATGACCCACCCATTAATCGATCAACTTCGGTTTACCCGCAACGAATTCCAGCGCGGGCTGGAGAGCCTCTCGGAGGCCGACGCCGCGCGCCGCCTGCCCCCCTTGAACTGCATCAGCTGGAACGTCGGGCACCTGGCCTGGCAGGAGCAGCTCTGCTTTTTGTACGGAGGCCAAAAGCGGATCCTGCTTCCGGACGTCAACATCGCCTACGCTTACGGCGCCCCCGCCTGCGCTCCCGGCCTGGCGGAGGTACAGAACGCCTGGAACGCCGTCACCGCCGCGGTCGACCCTTGGCTGAATTCGCTCGTCGAAGGCGACATGACGACAATCCTCGACCGGGGAGAGGATTTCGGGCGCTATTCCATCGGCAACCTCTTGCAGCGCGTGATCTACCATTACTGGTACCACAACGGAGAAAACCTGGCCATCCGCCAGGCGCTCGGGCACACCGACCTGCCGCAATTCGTCGGCGACATCGACAACCTGGCGCCGTACCGGCCGGCCTAG
- a CDS encoding peroxiredoxin yields MNARKLSIGDPAPDFVLPGDSGRAVRLSEFRGRRVILYFYPKDDTPGCTAQACGFRDQFPRIEEQNAVVLGVSPDGPESHRAFREKHNLPFSLLTDADHRVAESYGAWSGLGIIRSHFVIDEHGNLADIQISVSPSDSVERAAKAVGAGG; encoded by the coding sequence ATGAATGCCAGAAAACTATCTATCGGCGATCCGGCCCCGGATTTTGTACTCCCCGGCGATTCCGGCCGGGCTGTCAGACTGTCGGAATTCCGCGGCCGGCGCGTCATCCTCTACTTCTACCCGAAAGACGACACCCCTGGTTGCACCGCCCAGGCTTGCGGATTCCGAGACCAATTTCCCCGGATCGAGGAACAAAACGCCGTCGTGCTGGGCGTAAGCCCGGACGGCCCCGAATCCCACCGGGCGTTCAGGGAAAAACACAACCTGCCCTTTTCGCTCCTGACGGACGCGGATCACCGCGTCGCCGAATCCTACGGCGCTTGGAGCGGGCTGGGGATCATCCGCAGCCATTTCGTCATCGACGAGCACGGCAACCTGGCGGATATTCAAATCTCGGTCAGCCCGTCCGACAGCGTGGAACGCGCGGCGAAAGCCGTCGGCGCGGGAGGATGA
- a CDS encoding VOC family protein — MKPLLQKPDCVRLPVPDLESGLSFYRDRLGRQLLWRTEDSAALRLPDSDCELLLFTRGPDEALDWRVDSADRAADSFAATGGSIAMPPFDIPVGRAAVVRDPWGNTLVLLDLSKGTFVTDAEGNVTGVKKA; from the coding sequence ATGAAGCCTCTACTGCAGAAACCGGATTGCGTCCGCCTGCCCGTGCCGGATCTGGAATCCGGACTTTCTTTCTACCGCGACCGGCTCGGGCGCCAGCTCCTCTGGCGCACCGAGGACTCGGCCGCCCTGCGCCTTCCGGATTCCGATTGCGAGCTTTTGCTCTTCACGCGCGGACCGGACGAGGCGCTGGATTGGCGGGTGGATTCCGCGGACCGGGCCGCCGATTCATTCGCCGCCACGGGAGGCTCGATCGCCATGCCGCCCTTCGACATCCCCGTCGGCCGCGCCGCGGTGGTCCGCGACCCGTGGGGCAACACGCTTGTCCTGCTCGACTTGAGCAAAGGTACGTTCGTCACCGACGCCGAGGGAAATGTCACCGGTGTGAAGAAAGCCTGA